AATCCCTTGGATTTCATAAACTTGGTATCGTGAAGAGCCGCCGGGGAAAATAAAGGGTTCTTTTTGCGGTCGCGTGGGCCGCTGCAAGGCCCCAAATTTCCGCATCCCCAGAAGAACACCTTTAGGATTTTTCCAGGCAATCATATGTAGAGGACGCCTGTGTCCTTACTAAAGCCGGGGTCGGCGTCGGGAAACGGTTTGCGGCCGGGCCGGCTTTTCGGGTCGTGgtgccggtggtgcgcgcTGGGGGCCTCGGGGATGGTCCGTTGTCCTGCTGTGCCTTTTTGGTGGCGCGGGCTTTGGGCCCTGgggctgcgtgtgctgtgggTCAGCCAACACCCCAcgcccgcgccgcagcgccccgcccccttttCCCGCtttggggaaggggggggggcgccgcTGGGGCCACCCTTAAGTATTCCCCAAGCGGCCAAAAGCGCCCCAGGCCAGAGCCCACCCTTTGCTGAAAACAGCGCGCTTTCAGGAAACAAGAAAAGAAGctacgccgccgcgcggcgtTTTTAGGCGCAAGCTGAGTAAGGTTATGCTTGTGTGGAAATCGGGCGCCTTGCGCCGTAAAAGAGGGGCTTTTCAGGCCCGAGTGATTCTGTTGTCTGGTGGCTAAAAACCCAAAGCGCTGTGTGTTGTTGGTTTCGCTTTGCTCGGTGCCGGTGTCGCGGGCGATTTTCGCATCCCGTCTGGGGGTTCGGCCTCCGGCTTCTGTGCGGCTTGGGCGGCCTTGGTACATGTTTGGCGTTCCTGGGCTTTCCTtctggcgctggcggcgcctGGGGCCACGCGCGCCAACCTGTTCACCCAACCCTTTGTCCGTGCCGGTTGGGCAGGTCATGCCGCCGGGAGTCTTTTCGCATGACGCGCATATTTGTTCGCCTTGATGACTCTGTCGTGGggttctgtgtgtgtttggggtggggggcggtGGGCGTTTGCGTGACTTTTAAGGGTGGGGGTTTGCTGGGTTTCGTAAAAGGAGGTCGCCGTTTCTTTCGGCGTGGGGTTGGTGGGGCCTTGCGGGGTTGTTCGCGTGTTTTTCTGTGCCTGGTTATGTTGGGgcgcgtggtggtgggctTTGTGGCGGGGCGGGGCTGGTTTTGTTCGGGTGCGCTGGGGGCTTGGATCTCCAAATGGCGTGGGAAGGCCTCGGTTTGTGGTTTCCAAGGGCCCGGTGCACCCGTTCTTTTCGGGGAAGTAAAGAAGCCCATGCCTACACAAATGCCGATCCGCTTCTGTGCCGGTGGCCTGGGGAGGTGCCTACAACATGGGAAAGCCACAGTGATTCATCGTTACTCGTGTCTGCAGTCGGGTCCTGGACGGCTTTGCGTTGGGGTGGCCTGGGGCAGTGGGGGCTGTTTTGCCATTCGTGTGAGGGGCAGGGTGTCGGCGTGACTCGGGGGTGCCAAACTCAGCCTTCACACTCCCAGCCAGTGCTTGGGGCCTGTTCCACTCCGAGGGGGATGCCCTAGGACTGGTGAAAAACATGGCGGGGAAGTGGTTAAAAGGTGACCAGCGGGGCGGTGTTTGTTTTGAGTGTGGGGCGGGGGTCGTGCCCAGATGgctcggggggggggactcTTTTACTGTAACGCGCGTGTTCACGGCTACTTCGCACCACCCGATGGAGCGTGCGGCGGGACCGGAGTAGGCTCGTGCTCTATGGCGGTGGACAGACGCGATGAAAAGGTTGCTTGGACGATGTTGTGCGTGCCGCAGCCTCGGGCAGGAAGACGCCCTCCGTTGGGTGTTGAATCTCAGTGTGGGTCGCGGTGTGTTTTGGCATGCTTTCAAATGAGACGATGCTCGAGAGCAGTAGGCTTTGCACAGGGGTTTGACAGGACAGCGCCTTTGAAGGGAACCTCCGCTCCACTTTCCAATTTCAGCATTGCAATAGCAAAtggtggtggctgctgtCTTCGGTGGTTTCGTCCGCAGGCTAAACGGCATGTGGGAGGGGAGCTGGCAGCCAAGTGGGGAAGATGGAATGATTCGAAAGGTTACGACGAAGTAACAGGGGGCTGTAGAAACAGCAGTTGGTCCAGGGCGCCGCGAGTAGGCGTTTAGGGTCAGAAGCACTCATAAGCAAGAGATGGATGCAGGTTATCTCCCGTGGGACTtcgaaggagctgctgcggacACAAAGGTTGCCGCAGCTGAAATCCTTATACAACTCTCCCTCGTGTTTACAATGGCTGCATGTATTGATCGGCAAGGGCGGGCGATTCTTAAGATTATTCGTGCATCTTGAAGCGCTTGGTGTGGTGGGTGATTATCAGAGAACAAGGTGGTAGGGAGAGCGTTTGGTTGCTGAAGTGCATCCCTGTGAAGGGGATTGGATCTACTCACGAGATTTCCATCGCATCCATGCCGTACTGCTCAACTTGCATTCTTGCATGCGTTTGTCTTTCCCGGCTTTCACTTTCGCATTCTCACGCGCTGAGAGATGGTCTGTGAAGGGTGGCAAACGTGACTGCGGTCGTTTATGTGCCGTTTTCGGTCGCTTTTCCCCCGATTGTTATCATCCTTGTACTCTCAGTCACTGGTACAGTTACTTATGCTTAGAATCTCTTGTATTTCTGGCTGTCAATTAGGCCCTGTTTCTATCACTGAGACTGCGAAGTCGCGCTAGCGTGAACTTTCaagcgttttttttttcgagtCGCTCTACCGTAGGAGGCCACTCTTTGGGATGCATGGGCAGATTGCTCGGGAGATTTTAGCCTTGTGGGAGGTTTCTCCACAAAGCTCTTCGTTTGGAGGTGATGTAGCTGAGCTTTCCTGATTTACGACGGTCGCAACACGCTGTGTCAGAGCACCACGTCAGTGTATCCATCACTTGCGTTGTTGAGCGGTACTTGGCGGTGCTCGCTTTGCCCAGGGTTTCTAACACAGCCAATTACATTCTCTTTTCGGATCTCGAGCTAAGTACTTGCAAAAACCTCGCTATTCTACTTCATATTCGAAAAGTGTTCTTGTGCCAAAGGTATCGTAGAACCTCGACAACGATAGACTCTTCGCGGAAGTATGCGAAAAGCATACACGACCCATGCCACAGCGGCTCTCTTTTTTCGAGTGGGCCAAGTGACGGTGTTTCGCTTCTTGTTACGGCATCCACCTCGCGTCTTTTGAGCTCTTGCAGTAGTCTTGACGGAAAAGGGGCATGCcgaagaagaggggaagggtTGAAAGTGTCGAGTCGGATCGAAACGCCCTCAGGACTCACCGAGCCGAGGTCGGTGTTTGTATGAAAGGTTGCTCGGGGAGTGGTGTCCAGCTTGTACTCAAAGCTTTGTGACAGAAGCTCGAAGTGTGTGGGAGCACGCACTGCCTGCTTTTATGTGCCGGTCGCTGCTTACTGATGTCGCTTGTCTCTTCAAGACGTCTCGTCTGCCCACagtgttttttttctccaTGGGAGCGTTATACTTTTTGAGGTTAACGGCCTGATCTGGGGGACCTTGCGCTGACAATAACGTGAGCCGTTTGCATCCTTACAGTTAAGTGCGTCACACGCGGTATCGGCGTGCTGAGTGGCTGCGGCATAACCGGCTTGTCATCACGCATTGTGTTGGATCGGGAGATGAAGTTGTCATCACGCAAACCGTGTCTTTGGCGTGGCTTTCTGTTCTTATACGCTAGTGTACGTCTCTTGTGACTCGCCCTCTGCACCCACAATATGCCTGGTTGTTTTGCGTGCGGTTGTGCGAGTGACATGTTCCGTGACCCGCTTCAACGCCCTTTGATTCTGCAGCGAAGGCTTCTCTGGTTCTCCTAAGCGAGGTACTGGTGTCGTTCCACCTCCGCATCACCGCCAGCAGGTAAGAGCGTGTGCTCATGTCTAGGTGAATGTTTTGCGCCACTTTTGCGGAGGGGCTTAAttctggcgctgctgctttcgcCTGCGAGATGATCGCTCCTTACAAAATGGCCAACGTATTGTTGCCACCTACAGCTAGACACACCAGGTGCAGTGGCATTTCGTCCGGTCACTCGTCTTGCTTTCTCCGTTGCTTCAGCCCAGCTCCCACTGAATCATTTGGCACACTGTCAGTGCCATCGTCACCCGTGCGTCCGATACGAGCTTGCAGGCTGTCAGTCACCACAATGACTTTCACCTGAAGGCGTCGTGGGGCGAGGCAATGACAATGCGCGGCTTGTGTTTCGGCGCAATCGATGTCCCGGAAAGGATACACAGATCAGCTTCAGAAAGGAGGTGGGGCATGTTGCTCTCAGAggctcgctctctcctgGGTTTTGGTATGCTTCCCTGCCCCAACATGGGACGTCGCGCACTTGTGAAGTACAGCAGTGTGCTATGGTAAAAGTTCAGACGTGTGCAagtctctctcgctgccagtgtagtcttttttttttttgaaaGATTGCAGTCGGTTGTCTATACGCGTGTATGCTCGCAGTTTCGGAGCTGCAAGTTTTAGCAGGGGTGAAGATCTTGAGGGGTGATCTTGCCTGCACTCGGTTCTGGCCTTTAGCGGCTTCTGGGTCTTTGGTACTCAGCGCTGGTCTTGCCTTCCTTGGTGCCAGATACGTGCAAGGCAGCCTCGTTTCTTTCGCTGAGTACGGGgccagtgtgtgtgtgtgtgcatgtgtgcaggATGCGGTGATGCATTTCAATGAGCAACGACTGCGCGCTTTTCATGCGCTCTATCTTGCTTTGTTGcagcgctccagcagctgaagCGGAGCGCGATAGGAAGCAGCTTCCTTGTACACTCAGCGACTCATTTTGCCGGTTGTGAGCACGATATGATGGTGGCTACGGCAGCGCCTAGCCAGGGTAGTGGGGCTATAGGATGAACTTCTCAGGCACACTGCTGCCGAACAGCGTAAGTCGAGGCACTGCTGTAGACAGCACAGGCGATTCCGCAGAATCGCATGACACTCAAGTCTCACCTACGCTCAACGCCGCTGGAAAAGGAGGGTGCGAAGCATAGGAGGAACGAGCGTATGGTGCGAGCAAACCACAACGAACACTGTTGACGCGGTAATGTGCAGCAGGTCCAGCGCACAAACCCCATCACACGCACGGTGGCCTAGACACACAGGAGCGGGTACTCAGCTATTGCCTCTGATCGATGCTTTTCACTAGAGATCATGAGGATAACCGTGCTGACGCGTGCTCCGTTGCCGCCAACTCTCAGACAAGAAGTTATCTTCAACAGACGCACAAtaaaagagaagaaagggcTGTGCTCTATATCAGGCAGCATCGGGACAGTagcggcagtggtgcgtGCCCGCGGAGCGGTGTGTGAAGCGTACCGTGGATTCCTCGCTCGAAGTGACGCGAGCATAGGCGTCAAcgcggcacgcacaccatACGTAGCGCCCATCGCGTGCCGCTGTACTCGATCACTGTTACCGTTTTGGGAAGCGGCTAGCTTGCACTTCACACGAATAGGTGACCCTCCATGCACGTGTCTCTTTCTCCTAccttctctccttcaccttctctTTTTGCGATTACACTTGGCACGTTATTGAGCGGGCGCCTGCTCACGTGGCAtcgcggaggtgctgcatcAACGACAGGTGATCGAGACCTCCTGCCGCACATGAGCTGCATAGGGAAGGCGCACTCACGGCCTCTTCGCACCTATTCGTACGCCCTCGTTTTTACTCTTCCATGTCGTCACACCAAATTTTGATAACCGCGCCTGAGGTGTACTCGAAGCGCTTCGCGCAGGCGTTGGAGGCACGCTCCCTAATCCCTATGGCAGTTCCGGTGATCGAGACCATCGCGACACCGGACACGGCAGACATGCGGGCACTGCTGGAGCAGGACCTCAACGGCATCGACTACATTGCTTTTTGCAGCCGGTGCGCCGTTGATTCGCTGAGCGCCGCCTTGGACCACCGAtacggcggtggcggcgagtcGGTGTCAgagcgcgccggcagcgcaccCGCGGTGAACGAGGACAGGCGGGCAACGGCCGTGGTGAAGGTTCTCGCCAAGTGCGCTCTGGCTGCGATCGGCAAGGACGCTGACTACGTTTtcgagcggctgcgcatcCGCACGACGATATGCCCAGATGAACCGAGCCCTGCTGGCATCGCCGCAAAGCTGGCGGAGAGTGGCCGCGCGGAGGGTCGCACGATCGCCGTGCTGGCACCGTGTGTGGAGGGCTTCACGGAACCGGATGTGGTGCCGCGGTTTGTCGACCAGCTCAAGGGAATGGGGATGAAGGTGGTGCGAGTCGACGCGTACATGACGCGTCCCGTGAGCGAAGAAGCCGTCTCTGCCGCCGTTACGGCGCTGAAGAATGGAAGTGTTCGCGGCGTCGCCTTCACCAGCGCTGGCGAGATCGCTGTAttgctgcgccgctcgccCCAGTGCCTGATGAACATCGATGTGGCTTGCTTTGGCCCATACACGGCCGGGTTTGCAGCGAAGCATGGTGTCAAAGTCTCCTGTGTGGCGAAGGACTTCAGGTCGTTTGACGGGTTCGCCGCCACCATCGAGCAGCATTACGCGAGTAGATGAGCCACAGGCGCCttgtgctgcgtgtgcgctcttCCGCTGTCTCCAGTGTCTCGGCCTGTCGATCTCCGTTGTCGGTGTCCCTTAGCGTCGCCGCGCCACGTAGAAGATGCCTCTGCTCTTGGCACCTCCTTGCTCTCTTTTAGTGCATCCGTTCCGCGTTCCCTCATGACGGCGGCACACACCTctcagtgcgtggcatctcAGAGCCCAGTGCCCCCACTCTCTGTGAGGAGGGAGGCCAGGCAGCCCCGCCCTCCTATCCCCTTGCCAAATGCCGAACCACTTCTGCTGGTGGCCAAGGCGGAGTGTCTACGACATAGAGGGGTCAGAACGCTGCATCGCtacggatgtcggcggtgatgtcccgggcggcgccgcgtcggagtggcctgcggcagtgagcacgtctgtgccatccacgtgatgggggagcggctatgaggtgggcgggtggagttcgaggcagaggcggtgcccaGAGGActgaggcggcgcacgagcGGTAACGCGCGCGTCTACGGCTGCtcggcaccacgcgatggggtGCTGTGGAGCAGGGCCGGGTGGCTCGCGCGGCCTTTGAGCTCCCGGTGTGTTGTATGGCAGCGAGACGGTGTGGACACGCTGACGAAAGAATTTGTTCTGCGCTTCAGGTAGCGTGTCGCATCGACGACTCGCCATCGCTGGGGAGTGCTGCatggggtgggtgggtgggtgcgtgtatgtgtctgtgtgaaTGCCGCGCGTCCAAATGGGCGCCTGACAGGTACGCACGAATTCGCCCATAGCGTGTGCAGGAGTGTCTCGCGCAAAGAGGAGTCGAGCAACCTCTCTCCTTGCGTGTATTTTTCCATGGCCCAACGGCGTGTCGTGGTGTGCGGCGGTTATGCCGCTTTCCGTCGTATGTGTTGTCTCTCACTGCGAAAGAATCACAGATGATGCGCGAACggttgcccccccccccctcctcgtctccGCGTGAGGGTCGCGAGGGTTCCCCGAGGCCCGCGGCGACCAGCCATTGGAGGCGTGCGTTTCCGTTTGCGCTGCGGTGTGACGCATGCGAGAGGGTCGCGACACtacgggaggggagggggaggggccacCACCCACGCCCAGTTGACTGGTGGGGTTTCCGCGCGCGTCGAGGCGGCTAGAGACGCCGCGAACCCTGCACAGGCAATCAAGTGAAGGTCTTCGTTGACATTACGCCGCCGCGCGTTCGGTTTCTGCAGCGTTACACTCGCTCTTCTTCGCGTCTCTTCTGCCTACGGCTTTGTCCAGGAGGCGAGGGGCCATGTGGTGGTCTCTGCGCTGTCGAGCAGGGGTGTGCTCCTCGTCCCCTTagaggaggcgcggcgccCGTAAAGACGAACCACAGCTCAACCCCGATGCTTTCCACCTTGCGAAGCATTCCTAGCTCAGTCGGTAGAGCGCACGGCTCTTAACCGTGTGGTCGTGGGTTCGATCCCCACGGAGTGCGCTTTTCCCCCTTGGCTGCGCCAAGCCCCGCCTGGGCCTCTCGGTaaacggcagcggccaggCCGCTCGCTGTCGTTTTTGCGGGGTCGGGCCTCGGCCCCTGTGGGTGGGAGGGTGTTGAAATGTGGGGTGGGTGTTGGAATGTGGGGCGGGTGTTGAAATGTGGGGTGGGTGTTGGAATGTGGggcgtgcgccgccgccgtccttctctcgctttcgctctctcccttcctcccggCGCGCGCGGCCCGCACGATTCCGGGAGGTTGCAGGTGGCCGGGGGCGGCGGGGACGAGTGCCGCCGATGGACGCGCGTCCACCGGCGGCTTGGCTCCAGGGCTTGGGTGATTCGTAGCGCGACTCAGGGCGGGATCACTCGGGcgtcacacacgcaccgacaTATCGTTAGAAAGCACGTTTTACTAATGAGGAGCTGGCCAAGTCGCGACGAGGACCGgggccccctcccccccccctggcGCAAATCCCTGGCCACGCGTgtccgccaccaccagccACGGACCACGACAAGTCCACGATGGCGCCTctcgggggggggcgtgtgGCGCTCCATCCACAACGGCGTTAGAAACACCCAAGATAAGACTTCACAGAcgacgaccacgacgacgcATAACaacggtggaggaggagcgcggcAGACAGGGAGCATCACATCGGCGGAGTTCGGTCGAACCGACGAGCAAGCAGCTCACGTGTTGGCCCATCAGCCTCACATCACCCATCGCCTTCCACCACACACCTGAAAGACGTCTTACTAGTGCTACTACTACTTCCTTGCGCGTCGCATCTCGGCGATGCGGGCCATCCACTGCACCATCGCCAGCTCCTTGTCAATGTGCGGCCGCAGCTCGTGCAGCTGGCTGGCGAAGTCCATCACGCCTAGCGTGCCGGCGTAGAATTTGAGgtcctcctccgcgacgttctcgccgcgctcgcgctcggGGTAGAGGGCGctcagcacctgcagcggcgtgtACTTGTCGTCTCGCGTCAGCCCTGATATGTTcgacagcagccgctccgtCTGGTTCAGCACGGCGTAGCTCTCGGACTGGCTCAGGCCgttcagctcctccagcaggGTGAAGCGGAAGTTCGAGCGGACCGAGTCGATCTGCGCCTTGCAGCGCACAAAGTCGGTGATGCAGGCGTTGATGAGCACCTGCGCCCCATCGTGGCGGCAGCCGTCCGTCAGGTCCAGCACTGGCAGCATGCGGCGGTCGCAGAAGAGGCCTCGGCGCAGCGTCGTGACGAGGTCCTCGCTGTGCACAAAATggtcgccgcagccgctgatgGCCACGAAGGGGTCACGGGCGGCGTACGGCTCGGCTGTCTCCTTCAACTTCGCCATCAGCGGCATGTCCGACGTGCCGCCGAAGATGCAGTGTTTCTTCTTCGTCTTGGCGCACATGTACGGCAGCCGCGTGTCCGCCGGCTCCTTTAGCGTGCTGGCGAGGTACGTATAGAAGGCGGAGATCATGCGGAACACGGACACGTAGCTGAACGGCTTCGTCGCCGGCGAGCAGACgtccagcggcgccagcacgacgcggtgctgcttcgcGACGCGGCGACCGGACCACAGCTCGATCACAGCCGGGTCGCTCAGCGCAGAGCGGTGGAGCTCCAGCGGCACCCCGCACACCTTGTTCACGGAGAAGAGGTACGCGAGGAGCTCCGCCTTGGCCTCTTGCACGACCGCGTCGTCGGACGGCGCCAGATAGCGGAAGCGGCGTGCCAGGCGTGCCTTGGCGAACACCTTGCGCGTGATCATGGAGATGAACGCGAAGCCCTCGACGCCGACCTGCGCGTTGCGGAACACGTACATGGCGTCCACGAGCAGGGAACCGAGCGAGGAGGGCCGGTCCTTGAAGTGCAACCCCTCGCGGTGCaggaagccgagcagcaTCTGCGCGAACTCGACCGTGAAGGACTCCATGTTGCCGTTCTCCATCGCCGCCCGCCcggcgaagaagagggggtTGACATACAGCCGCTCCGCCATACCCAGCGCGCGCCGGCTCCACTCCTCCGCCCCTTTGAGATCGCGGTGGCGGGCGTAGTCgtagagctgcagcaggcgcagctgcgtgatCGGGTCCACCTGCACGTTGCCCTTGATCACAGTCATGCTGCTCGTCATGAGGCGCGTAATCTTCTTCATGCTGACGCTGAGGAAGATGAGGTGGCCAAGGTAGTCGAGCCCACGGCGACCGGCGCGGCCCATCATCTGGCGGAACTGCGTCGTGTTGAGCAGCACGTGGTCGCCGGCGAGAACGACGGAGCGGCACGGGCTGTGCACACCCAGGGCGAGCGTCTCTGTGGCGCAGATGACGCCGCAGTGACGACCGCGGAAGAGGATCTCCATCATGCGACGCAGCTTACCCTTCACACCAGCGTGGTGGATGccaacgccgcgctggaTGGCGCGGGCGCAGAGCGTGTCACCACGCTTGATGcactcctccaccgcctccttcaccacAATCGGGTCGACCGTGCAGTACTGCCCAATGAACGTGAACTCCGGCAGCACATCCGGCACCACGTagtcctcgtcgtcgttcATGTTGTTGTCCACGTCGCGGTCCGCCCGGTCCACCTcaccgccgtcgtccgtCGTCAGCTTCTTCTGCTTCAGCGTTGACTcgcgctgcctgcgcgccgcctcggccgcggcagccttACGCTCCATGGTCGCCTTGTACTGCGCGAACTCCTCCGTCTGCCGGTacgccgcctccgcatccTCGAGGCGGGCGATGATGGCCTTCGTGAGGTCGTCGCAGTCCTCGCCTTCGAAGGTGAAGACGATCGTGGGCCCCATGTCACGACTGTTCAGCTCCCGCAGTACGCTGATGATGTTGTCGGCAATGAACTCCTTCGACTCAGGGAAGAAGGCcttgcgcggctgcgcgatcgccgtcgtcgctgccgtggcagTGTCGCTCGCGGTGGCCTCAGCCTCGGCTGCCGAGGTGTCCACTGGCCGCCCC
Above is a genomic segment from Leishmania major strain Friedlin complete genome, chromosome 3 containing:
- a CDS encoding hypothetical protein (previous protein_id=AAM69034.1), coding for MSSHQILITAPEVYSKRFAQALEARSLIPMAVPVIETIATPDTADMRALLEQDLNGIDYIAFCSRCAVDSLSAALDHRYGGGGESVSERAGSAPAVNEDRRATAVVKVLAKCALAAIGKDADYVFERLRIRTTICPDEPSPAGIAAKLAESGRAEGRTIAVLAPCVEGFTEPDVVPRFVDQLKGMGMKVVRVDAYMTRPVSEEAVSAAVTALKNGSVRGVAFTSAGEIAVLLRRSPQCLMNIDVACFGPYTAGFAAKHGVKVSCVAKDFRSFDGFAATIEQHYASR